In Spirochaetota bacterium, the genomic window TTCAAGTTTTCTAAACTTTCTCTCCCTGAACTTTTAAAAATTTCGTTCTTATGATTGATAAAGCAATACTTATATACGAAATCACAGATACAACCAGTAATACCGAATCAATGATCAAAAATGTGATGTTAAAGGAGTCAAAGGCATACTTATAGAAATAGAAAACCAACGACCCAAGTGTCGTTATAACCATAAATATAGCAGGTATCATAGCGAACATACTATTTTTTCCTTTGTATAGCAAATAGGTTGATATCACGACTAATGCTAACGCAGCAACGAGTTGATTAGCAGTCCCAAACAGTTTCCAGATTGCAACATACGCACCACTCAATGCGAGATAGCCCGATATAACAACTACTATCGTAGTTGACAGATACTTGACTATCTTTCTATTAAACAAGTTTTGAACAATCTCCTCGAGAATAAACCTTGATATTCTGGTTGCTGTATCAAGTGTTGTCAGCATAAATCCGTTTATCATTAGTATTGCAAGTGATAATCCCCAACCTCCAAGAATGCTACTTGTAAGACCTCCAAACGACTCCCCAAACGCGAGAATAGTCTTACCATCTTTTACAAGGCTTATCAGTTTATCATATGATAGGAAAAATATAACCCCTATTATTACAATGACGGCAAGTAGGCTTTCGGTTAACATTCCACCGAATCCCACAAACCTAGCATCTTTCTCATTGGCTAGTTGCTTTGAAGTAGTTCCTGAAGAGATAAGTGAGTGAAATCCGGATATTGCTCCACAGGCAACTGTTATGAAAAGTATAGGCCATAAGGGCTCTAGAAGACCAGTGTTAGGGTTTTTTGCTATCTCGGATATTTCAAAGAACGGAATTTTTACTTCCAGATTGCTAAAACTGAAGGATAGTATTCCTGCTATGCCGAATAGCATACCTACGAATAGAATATATGAGTTGATGTAATCTCTTGGCTGAAGGATTAGATTAACAGGTAATACCGAAGCAATGAAAGAGTATGCTAACAGAATGAAAATCCACACTGTTGTTGATGTCTTACTATCGTATGGTAAAGCTATAGCAATGTTAAAATTGAATGAAATAAATATGCTTGCTATGACTATTGAAAGACCTATAAGTGTAGATAGTATCAATCCAATCTTCAATCTGTATATCATAAAACTTACTATCAATGCTACAAGTAGTATTGATAGTGTTGGAATAACAATTCTTGGTTCAGAAACAAATGTTACTGCAGTGTATGCAGCAAAGACTGCAACCACGATCATAAGTGCTAGAAACACGAATATTGACATAAATAGACTTGTGAATTTACCTAAAATATCCTTTGATATATCAAATATTGACCTGCCTTGGTTTCTGACAGATACTATGAGTGAAAGGAAATCATGTACAGCGCCAAAGAACACTCCACCAATTATCACCCAGATCCAGGTAGGTCCCCATCCATACATACTCGTTGCTATTATAGGTCCGAGTATAGGACCTGCACCTGCTATTGAAGCAAAATGATGTCCAAATAGAACAAATTTATTAGTAGGAACAAAATCAACACCATCTTTCCTCTCAACAGAAGGAACTGGGTTTTCAGGCTTTATGTTTAAAACTCTACTTATATACCTTGCGTAAAGGAAGTATCCAAAAGCGAAAAGTAATACAGATGTTATAAAAATTAATATCATTCATATCCTCCTAAAACTCTAGGAATTACTAAAATTTTGTTTGTGTAAAACTCACATTTTCAATGTTTGTAGAATTTTGAAAGGGGTACCATAGAGTTTTTATAATAGAAACCATCTTTCGGAGGATGAAATGGCTAGATGTGAGATCTGTGGAAAGGGAACTGTATTTGGTAATAATGTGAGTCACTCAAACAAGAAGACTCCTAGAGTTTGGAAAGCAAATGTTCAGAAAAAAAAGGTAATAATTAATGGCGTTAATAGATATGTAAATATATGCACAAAATGTCTTAAGGCAGGTAAGTTAGAAGAATATGTAAGAAGAATGAACAAACCATCCAAGAAGGTATCAGTATGAACCCTAGATATAGTAGGAAGACATCGTTGATTGAAAAAATAACAGATACTATACCACTACCAGAAACGATAGTTGTTATAATTATATTTTTAATAACATTGGGACTTTTAATACTCCCAAAAGAGATACTCTTTAAAATTTCTACCATACCTATACTCAATTTCTAATGCTTTATAACAAGCCACTTGAAAAGATAATCATCTCTTCGGTAGAGAATAAAAGTAGTGTTAGTTTGATATTCATAGGTGAGAGAGGAACATTGAAAACATTTTCATCTGAACTTGTCATATCAAATTTCCTCAAAGACTACGACTCTTATATTCCCTTTAACCATAATGACATATATGTAGTTGGATCATACTATTACAGGTTAGCATATAGGTTCTTTGAGAATAACCTTTCAAGAATAATTTCTAATCCGAAACTAAATGAGTTTTTTGTAAGGTTTGTTGGCTTTTGTATAGCAAACAGAAAACTTACAGATGACAAAGGGATTGTGTCTTCTATAATTTACAAACTGAATGAAATTAGGAGTAGCGGAAGGGAATTCAAAGAGAAGCAAGTAAAGAGTCTGCTATCAGACCTTGAGGTTGTTGTTTCAAAACTTGAGAAGATAAGAAGTATTGGTATAGATGTTTCAAGAGAAGTGATTGAATTCGTTAGCAGAACCTCTTTCAGTGGTTATAAATTCGTTATCTTTTCAGAGTTTGAAAACTTAACACTTGATGCACAGAATTCATTACTCAAAACAGTTGAAGAGCCACCCAAAGGCGTATTTTTCATACTCTTAACATCAAATTATGACAAGATCTTACCTACCATTCGTTCAAGAACATTCAAAATTTCGTTTCTAAGACTTAAAGGAAGCGATATAAAGTTTATATCTGAAAATATTGATGAGGACAAATATTACAGCATATACGACATTATGGTTGACAATATATATGACATAAAAATAGGCTTTCTAAACAAGTTTGCTAGTACGCTTTCATCAGGAGACCTAGATAGTGCTATGAAGTTTTCGGAAGAAGTATCCGATGATGAAATTTTAGTTGAAAAGTTTTTTGAAGTTGCTAGTAAAGTTCTTAAATCCATACTTGAGTTCAGAGCGAAGATATCTGGATTGGATGTTCAGCTGGATAAAGAAATTTTACACCTACTTCCAAAAGAAATACTTGATAAATTCACCATCAGCAAACTGTATAAACTCCAATCTTATCTAGACGAAGGTTATAGAAATATACATACTTTCAACATAAATCCGAGGTATGTAATAACTAACTTCTTTGTGGAGGCTTTTTCATGAGATTACTTGCTCTGGATATAGGGACAAAAAGAGTAGGTGTAGCATTCTGCGAAACCAGCATCGGTATAGTATTCGCAAGAGAAGTGATCGTAGTGAAGAATGAAAAAGATATCATAAACAATGTAAAAGAAATAGTATTGAGAGACAAGATTGATAAAGTTATCGTTGGCTTACCTCTCAATTTCAACTCAACAAAGAGTCATATACAATCGTATGTTGAGAATATCGCTGCAAAAATCAAAAAAGAGATAGGGGTCGATGTTGAATTGTTTGATGAACGCTTTACAACCAAGATAGCAACTCAAATTGGTAGCAAAAACATTGACTCCCTATCAGCAAAGATACTATTAGAAGATTACATAAACTTGACGAAAAACAAACACCTCATGGAAGATAACTTCTGAAATAGTTTCCTCAAAAGAACTAGTAGATAATCAGTACAATGAATCCCTATATCCGCTAGGTAAGTGGGCAAGATTTCTTACTTTGATTACTCACCACCTTTAGTTCTGAGTATATGGTTCGTTAAACATTATATTTTGCTTCACACTGAACTCGTAGAAAGATTGTTGAGAAGTATTGAATGACAATGAAATAAAAAGAGAAACTACATCTAATCGTAAGTTTTAGAGTATAATTAATACACTCCCGTTGAGACTCTACTAGAAGTTAATCTAGTCTTGAATAATCCATACGATGTTATTCTTCCATTGTTAAGTAAATTAGATACCACCAAACTAGAAAAAGCAAATTTAACTCTACCTCTCTAACTCCCATAAGACTTAACAGAACCTAAAAACAATTCTAACCAAAGAGTTCTGGATACGAACATAAACTATATGCTTATGAACAGATCTATAAGTGTGTTCGGGTCAAAGAATTCTTTGTAAGTCTTGATAGCGAAGTTGTCTGTCATTCCTGCTATATACCACGTTGCTAGCCTATGTCTCCATTCATCATTCCTACTGGCCTCAAAGTAATCCCAATACTCCTGATACTCTTTGGGATAGAGGTTTTTTGAACTACTGTCAGAGAAAACCTCATACAACTTCTGTATTATCATTTCACACTTCTTTCTAGTCCTCAAAATGTTCTTACTCTTGTAAATAAGTTCATCTTCTATTGCTCTTATAACTTTATTCTTCGCCCTTGTTGGTCCTTTTACCTTTAGTCTGTAACTATACCTACTACTATTATTATCAACAACCTCAAGGTAAGTATTAATAACGAATTCATTTATGAATTTTGATGTAACTGACTTCAGTTTTGCTTTTCTCTGGACCTCTGTTGGTGATTTTTCTATGTCCGATATAATTTTTCTAACTCTCTTGAAGATTCTCTCAACCTCGCTTGGGTTGATAGTATCTTTCAATCTATGAGTAATCTTCCCAAGAAGAATATCGTTCAGAAAATACGATTTTAGAAGACCACTCTTTATACCATCTTCAAAGTCATGAACAGAGTAAGCAGAAGTATCAGCCCAATTAACTATCTGACACTCAATACTTCTTTTGTCTTCAAAATTCCTATCATCACTCCATCTTTCGTCAATCCAGTCAATC contains:
- a CDS encoding carbon starvation protein A translates to MILIFITSVLLFAFGYFLYARYISRVLNIKPENPVPSVERKDGVDFVPTNKFVLFGHHFASIAGAGPILGPIIATSMYGWGPTWIWVIIGGVFFGAVHDFLSLIVSVRNQGRSIFDISKDILGKFTSLFMSIFVFLALMIVVAVFAAYTAVTFVSEPRIVIPTLSILLVALIVSFMIYRLKIGLILSTLIGLSIVIASIFISFNFNIAIALPYDSKTSTTVWIFILLAYSFIASVLPVNLILQPRDYINSYILFVGMLFGIAGILSFSFSNLEVKIPFFEISEIAKNPNTGLLEPLWPILFITVACGAISGFHSLISSGTTSKQLANEKDARFVGFGGMLTESLLAVIVIIGVIFFLSYDKLISLVKDGKTILAFGESFGGLTSSILGGWGLSLAILMINGFMLTTLDTATRISRFILEEIVQNLFNRKIVKYLSTTIVVVISGYLALSGAYVAIWKLFGTANQLVAALALVVISTYLLYKGKNSMFAMIPAIFMVITTLGSLVFYFYKYAFDSFNITFLIIDSVLLVVSVISYISIALSIIRTKFLKVQGEKV
- the rpmB gene encoding 50S ribosomal protein L28, which gives rise to MARCEICGKGTVFGNNVSHSNKKTPRVWKANVQKKKVIINGVNRYVNICTKCLKAGKLEEYVRRMNKPSKKVSV
- the ruvX gene encoding Holliday junction resolvase RuvX; its protein translation is MRLLALDIGTKRVGVAFCETSIGIVFAREVIVVKNEKDIINNVKEIVLRDKIDKVIVGLPLNFNSTKSHIQSYVENIAAKIKKEIGVDVELFDERFTTKIATQIGSKNIDSLSAKILLEDYINLTKNKHLMEDNF
- the dgt gene encoding dNTP triphosphohydrolase; amino-acid sequence: MPKKSVVRYSEYDYERMSSEVRKKGDKRSEFQVDRDRIIHSSAFRRLQAKTQVYGAGLMDFYRTRLTHSIEVSQISKAIAIRLNIDTDLIEAISLAHDIGHPPFGHTGEDKLNELNHKFEGFDANAHNIVILAFLETKIVGKDLSENRGLNLSRATLDGLLKYKTTRDKHRKFLYEYPFFKNMIDWIDERWSDDRNFEDKRSIECQIVNWADTSAYSVHDFEDGIKSGLLKSYFLNDILLGKITHRLKDTINPSEVERIFKRVRKIISDIEKSPTEVQRKAKLKSVTSKFINEFVINTYLEVVDNNSSRYSYRLKVKGPTRAKNKVIRAIEDELIYKSKNILRTRKKCEMIIQKLYEVFSDSSSKNLYPKEYQEYWDYFEASRNDEWRHRLATWYIAGMTDNFAIKTYKEFFDPNTLIDLFISI